The following DNA comes from Lemur catta isolate mLemCat1 chromosome 19, mLemCat1.pri, whole genome shotgun sequence.
CATTaagtcagaaaaaataataaagcaaagaaTAGCAGTAGCACTTCAATTCTACATCTTTATGAATTTAAcacttttccaaatatttttcatttcagaatcacAGAACCCCTACATTCTTTTCCACATTTTCAAAACAAGTGACACAGAGAGAGATTACAtgatttgctaaaaaaaaaaacaaaaaacaaaaaaaaacccatttacTTATGTGAtttgctaaaaaacaaaaccacatatGTATGAtgaatacacacaaacacatatataatgtataatacaCATAAACACGTGCATAATGACAACATTAAGCCACTGAGGTTCCTTGATGCCTTGAGCTTTTGAGTTTctttattctggatgtttctgctTACTCTTAATAGAACAAGTGCTAAAGGCTCTTGGTTCAAAtcagctataaaataaaataattagttcAAAAAACTATCTgcaattacaaaaaataaaatttaaaaatgagctaaaACCATCAGATTTATACATTCAAAGAGtggtaaataaaaacacatatgtTTCTAATAATACATTCACATCTCAAAATTGGGGCATAAGGCATCAGAGAGAAGTATTGATCTCCAACCTAGAAGTTGAAGAAAGTCAAGGCTTAACTCGCCtgcattcattttcattaatGAAAGACTCCAGTGAGTCTTGTCCCCACTAATCTTTACCTCCTTTCTTGATTACTGCTTCCaaagaagaataaatagaaataggATCCAAAACGATCAACCACCATTGATTATGCAATTGCTGAAAGCAGGCTGATATCGATTCCAGCAAAGTGGTATTGAACCAGCTATTTTGAAAAGCCttgctaattaaaataatttccaaagcaGACcagattttaaaacacaaacatccaCAAAGAAATCTGTAGGGTGTACCAAAAAGGAAAGTACTATAGCCATAGACATTATAAgctaagaattaaaagaaaaacaagtacaaTGTCCAAATCACGAGAGATGAAAAGGCTGTATTTTTTAGCTGAGGATAATCAGAGagttaaagaagagaaatttgtcgggaaaaaaaaatactcttttggAAGTATGTCTATACCTCCCTTTCTTGTgaaaagcatttattcatttaccacATTTCTTAAGCAGCTTCAGTATGCTAGATGCTGTTGTGGGTGCTGGAGTAGAGCAGTGAGGAAAACAAGCAAAGCACAAGTCCCTGCCTTGGAAGCTCACATTCTGATGTAGGGCTGGGGGGACAGACaacatataaataagaatatatagaGGATGTCGGgtacaatggaaaaaaaacaagcaagGAGAGGCCATAGAGAgtaaagggagagaaaatgagTTTACGATATTAGGGAAGACCTAACAATAAGGTTTCATGTGagctacagaagagaaaaagcaaagccATTGGGTTACATGAGGGAAGAATGTTCTAAAGCAAAGGAAATAGCAAGTACAAAAAAGCTGAAAGGTGGGAGTATGTCTAACCATGTTCCAAGAATAACAAGGAAATCAGTGTGGTTGAAACAGATTGATCAAGAAAGAGAGTAGCTAGAGAtgggatggggggtggagggagtgaATCATGAAGGAACTTATAGGTCCTACATGGCCTTTGGCCTTTGGAGGATTTTCAACAGACAAGTGATGATGGTTTGACTTAACTTTCTGGAGGCCATGTTGAGAATAATAATACTCCTTCCTATGCTATCTCTAACCTTGTACACGCTTTTACTGTTATGATCTGATACTAAGTTTTGATTTGTTGATCCTCTACTAGATTATGAAGTACTTGAAGAGAAAAATTGACTTTTTCATCTCCAGTGTCTCACACATAATggatgatcaataaatatttgttaaataaatagataaaatacttTCACCAAAAATCTTGTGTGGGTGATATAATAAGATAATTTATCTTCTCATCTATTCTAAAAGACAACTGATCAGCAAGCATCAGGTCAAGAAAATTTACTATGttactaaaaaaataagacatatgtCATTGCAAATATGTATAATGTACTTAAATTTTCAGacataaaacttatttaaattttcagtctAGAACCAAATAGTATTTGTTCTTTCATCACTGAGAACAGTTTACTTACTGATGTGTTcacattaatattataaatgccTGATGAGGAATGTTTATTCTGTTTAATGAATGGAATACAATacttcttagttttctcatccattctgtaacaaaaaaaattttgcaagttagaatcaataataattattttttcaagcaCAAAACCAAATGACACAGCACCAAGTGACATGTGATTTAATCAGAATTTAATGCCtattctcaaatatatataaatctggTGAGACATTCTATCCTTTATCACTACCCTCATGCCTCCCACCAGCCTCTAACCTATACCAAATAAATTACCTTCTTTTCAGCAAAATTCCCAAAAAGAGCTTCTTTGTACCACTAAATGCTCACTGCCACACCATGCAGCAGCAGACGCCCAAAAGCAATTATCTCTTTTATTATGACAACCTAATTTTACATTATTAGACTAAATAGCTGTAGCTTCTCTTCCCTTTAAACAATACAACCCTACTTTCTTAGGACTCAGGTGAATTTTTTTGATCAAATGCTAACAGTTTTCATCACACAGCCAAAAAGTCTTTTGAAACAGCTACCTGACAAGAATAGCATCTAGAATTCTCAGAGTAAAACAACGTGGATGAATTGACAAACATTTGGAATTTGCAGATATAACCTTAAACAATTTTTggacattattttcttaattcataCCTGTAACTCTGAACTGCTGGTATAGTCCCCATTCCGGAATTAATACCGGGAACAACTGCAGAAAGATTGTGCACAAGTGGGGGAATTGCCGTGCCTGGATTCCTTGTGTGATCCACGTTGACATTGCTGCAGTCTCTGAGGCTTGTTGAAGGCACTGTTTTGACATAGCTTGCCCCATTGTCATGGAGACAGCTGGCATTTGAAGTTCTACTGcctttttcaactttttgtcCATCAATTTTTGGcccttttgttttaaatactttataatcCTTAATTTTAGGATCAGCATTGGTATCCTgaccattaataaaaatatttaataaggtTAGTGACCTGAGAATAAAAAATCACCTCTTCCTATAAGTACTTGTCAACTAGCGAATTTCACAGGTATCACCTTTTTGTGTCCCCCCCAcacaccctttttttttttttgagacagggtcctactctgtcacccaagctaaagtgcagtggcctcatcatagctcactgcagcctcaaactcctgggctcaagtgatcctcctgcctccgcctcccaagcaGCCGAGACTACAGGTaagcaccatcacacctggctaattttttctattttttgtagagatggggtctcactgtgttgctcaggctggtcataacccctggcctcaaatgatGCTCTCAACTctacctcccaaaatgctgggaatacaggtgtgagccaccatgcccagccttcccattttctttattctaccTATGGGATTAAAGTTAAACCCCAATTCTTATTCAAACAGTTactgggaaaataataaaagaatgaaaatgcaaTTACACcaactctctcacacacacacatatcagtgGAAAAAATCATGGAAGAGGAATCAATCAAGAATGCCACTTTTGTTATTATATCTTCAGAGTCAGGGAACACAAAATTgagaactttttcttcttttggttcaCTTGATTGGACTGGGTTGGTGGTGAATTTGAATTACCTTATCAAGAAGAGCTCCTGGAAAATTTACCAGGAAAAGCAAACATAAACTAAATATCcaaatctcaattttaaaaaagctctaatttatataaaattttaaaaacaatatttttcactCATACCATTTAAGGAAGAAACGTGTGGGGTGGTGTTTGTACCATATGtctgtgtatgtacacatgcacacacatgtctAGGTGTTCTTGGAGGAGTGTGACTTCCTAAAAAGCGCTATCGTGCAGTGTGATACACAATAGGCACTCAAAATATGATATGTTAAGTTGTTAAACAGGTAATATGTATTGAGAAGATACGTTTTTACAACTAAGCTAAAAGTTAACTTGTTCACCACTCAGTAAACTctatttaaaatcttcattttttctcaaaaaaaaaaaaaagaaaaaaagtatattgaatttaaaatttaaacatgaaaatttaCCTGTACTataagtgtttttctttcttcacctaAGGaatcatctttttccttttccttctttctgttttgggattttttagATAAGGAAATATTTCTGGCATCTTTCTGTACTTTTAACTGTAGTTCCTGAGAAAAcctacataaaaatacatttgtcaataaaattatatgaaacagATAAACCTAGAAAAAAGTTTCATTTCCAaggtattcattttttaaaaattgagtgttAGAGTAGACTATGttattgaaaatgagaaaaattacgGCCTAGATCCTCAGTTCTGAAAGGATGGTCTGTAGATTTTTGGGGACCCCTAAGACCTTTCAGGAGGTGTCAAGGTCAAagctatttttactttaatatgaAGATGTCTTTTTCACCATTTGCGctgatggtacaaaagcaatggtGGATAAAACTGTTGGCACCTTACCAAGAATCAAAGCAGTGGCACCAAAATGTATAGGCAGTCATTGTTTTTTACATAGccacatattttcaattttaaaaaaaaggcagtttCACTTAAGGATATCCCTGGTGAAGCacttttttatgtattaattttattaaatctaaagCCTTGAACATATGTCTCTTTGTATTCTGTGTGACAAAATGGGACTATGCATAAAGCATCTCTGCTACACACCAAAGCACAATGTTTGTCTTAAGAAAAGCACTTGTGTGATTGAGAAACAAACTAAACTAGACACTTTTTTCACAGAATAACATTTACTTGAAAGAAAGCCTGACAGAAAAATTATGGTTATTCAGACTTAGAGTATTCGGCAGACATTTTCGTTAACAGATAAACAAAGTAAGcttgtcacttcaaggaaaacaactgataaTATTTATGTgaatgataaaattcaaacttttatGCGAAAGTTAGAATTCTGTTAAAGTATGAGCTTAGCAGTTTCCCAGTACTTACAGACTTTTCTGATAAGATAGAATGTAACTTTTTGACACTGTATAATGAAATATGTCAACATTTTTAAGATCTGCATAACTTAGcaaatcaatattttccaaaagcCTAAAGCATGATGTTACAAAAGTATGCATGGGTAAAAGGTCCATTTAAGAAGCAAGACAGACAAAttgattttaatgtaacagatgaagaaaatttcATTGATAAGGTTTCAGATTTCACAATGCAACCTTTAGAAAATTACCACTGTCAAGTTTTGGTATAGCATCAGAGTTTGGTATAGAATCAAAGAGGAATACCCACAATTTATCtaaaaaggctattaaaatattattttgttttccaagtaCATATTTGTGTGTGAGGCCAGATTTTTTTCACATACTTCAGCCAAAACAACATATCACAACAAATTGAATGTGGAAGCAAATATGAGAATCTAGCTATCTTTTATTAAGTTATGTGTCACTGCCACTCATcgtactattttttgttttgtcagcTGCACTGATGCCAGCAGCTGGAGCAGCATAAAAGACCATGCCAGCAGCTCTGGCACCCACAGGCCTGGCACATCCAGGTCTCCAGCACATCAGCAGTGTCAGCAGTATCATAGGACTTGGTGTGGTGTGTTTGGCAGCAATAGGAGATGGCACCTTCATAACTGCATCAGCACCCAGACGATGGCATCACACAGTTGGTAGCAACATAGAAATCAATGACCTGAATGCTAGATGTCACCACAAGGAGACAGACAGAAAAGCATGAAGTGATGACTGCTTCATGAAAACCAAGAGCACTAGTGTAGTAAATGCAGGAGAAAACGCCTAAGAATTGAATTATTGCTAAGGGCAGATGGAAGTACAATGGTAGATATTTGAGATCTTGCAAAGTAGGTGGGAACAGAAATAACAGAAGTACAGTTTGTCATTGTTGTGGAAGCTTTTCTTTAACCCGAGGTTGGTATGACATGCAAAACATGTGTCAGTATTATACCTCTCAGCAAATCcatccatttgaaaaaaatcatggtGTAGGAGCTCAGCACAGAAGGGCCTTTTGTCTGGGTCAGTATGTAAGCATTTCTGAAATTCAAGAACACATACGGTTCATATCAAAGAAAAACTGcctacatttaaatttataaatatagaaaaatagaaaattcttctTTATAGCCAATAAAACATCTATAATCAAGGATAAAGAATAAAGCACAAATCTAGACAATGACCGTCAATGGTTGCTAACATCAAAAAACAAAGTCCACTAGACATTCACTGTCTCTAGATGGAAATAATTAAACCTCCTATGAAGTGCTGTTATCAAAAAATCAACCTGATTCTGATCCAGCTCTAGCTCTACTATGAGTTTGTAAGAAATACAGGACAGAGAAGAACACGTATACTTCATTATGTGGAAAATTCTAAGGGACAAACAAcctagtttcttcaacaaataaattgcaaagattaaacaacaacaaaaaaaaaaaacagatgaaaaggagcttataaattgttttaaaagacatATCAACCAACTGCAATCTATAGACTTCATGTGGATCCTAATTCAAACTATAAAAAGGAATtatatgaaaatcaatgaaactttgtttagatattttatgacattaaggaattattgggaatttttaaaacttaaagctATTATAGACTAGAAGGGAAAGGACCTACTCTATGCTTATTACTGTGCTAGATGCTTTAcatagatgattttattttaatgcaaggTCTTTTTCTGATTCATTGAAACTCCTCAATGCCAGTAAAAATAGGAAGGACTCAATTAGTagctttaaataaataagaaagctcTGTGAATAATTTACTatttataagtgaaataataaatgtctaGGATTTGCTTCAAAGTACTCAGAAAAAAGTTGAAGGGAGTATGGatatattaaataagattatCAAAAGGTTGATAGTTCTGGAAACTGGATTATGAGTACATGAGAGGTCATTATACTaccatcatttctatttttctatgtttgaaattttctataatataatgtttaagaaattatatgattctacttacgGAATACAAGTTGGAAAATAGTTTTACCTTATTCCCTTTAAATGTCTTTACAGACAGATCATAAAGCTggtctcaataaaaaatattcatatctgTTAGAAGATTATGCAGAAAACTGGAAATATATTATCCTAACAACTTATTATAATTAGTTATAAGtttactaaacttttaaaaaatgagttaaaaaattaaaaagcaaaaaaagagccgggcatggtggcgcatgcctgtagtcccagctactcgggaggctgaggcaggaggtttgcttgagcccagcagtttgaggttgctgtgagctaggctgacaccacggcactctagcccaggcaacagagtgagactctgtctcaaaaataaatacataaataaataaataaataaaatgtcataaaaaaaaaagcaaaaaaagacacCTTGGGTAAATGTCATATGATCCTGATGTTTTAGAGGTACTTATTTTATCAATACCCTGGACAATCCTAATtaatgagaacttttttttttccaagtgatgggatctcactatgttgcccaggctggagtgcagtagctattcatAGGTACAATTATAGTGTGctatagcctcgaactcctggcttcaagcgatccttctgcctcagcctcccaactagctgaggactacaggtacataccacAATATCCAGCTGATAATGAGAACTTTTTGAGCTAATAATTCCAAAAGGTCAACTTTCAGAGACAACTTGATCCAGTGAGAATCTCCCTAATATTTTCctcaaatacaaaacaaatgcattcgtaatttataaattagcttCAGCAAATCCAGTGGCCAAGCAAAAGCCCCTCTGACAATTCTATACAGGTCATGATTGTATGCCCCGCCTACACATTAACATTTTCCTActtctccatctttctttttatcttcttatcctacttttcttctcttttccacttCCACAAGGCTTGCGTTTAAatgttaaacattaaaaacatacaaTGTCTTTACAtggtttttatatgttttagatGATGTTTTTACACTTAAAATGTGCTGGATAATACTAAATGGTTTCTTAATGAGTTTTAAAACAGGTCAAATTTTCAAGCCTTTATCTCTCAAGTTATCCCctccaaattatttaaattctttctaaatgtacaaaaatcaaaatcattagAAGGAATCGTTGACCTAAAAGATCAACTggacaagaaaaaagagaaaaccaagtcTCCGTAATGCGTAAATTCCTGTCAGAAAGTGTAAAGAAAAACTATGATTACCTTTGCTAAATCTATCACCACATCAGAGAGCTTAGGATAGCGTCTTTCAAGAGGTTCTGTTTCCTTGATTTCAGGCAATCTCACTCCAGCAAACACAGGATTTTTATAGAACAGCTCCTGATGTCTTGGGATTAGATTACCTAGAAGTGAAAGCAGCACACATACATCTCTGTCATTATAGAACATGAAAGAAGTAGTGAAGAGACAGGTGGTGCACAGTAGAGGAATAGTGAAACACAGCGTATGGAGTTCAGGGCTTTCTCAGCATGGAAAATCTACCAAACACAGTGCTCTTGTGATGGCACATAGCAGCCTTTACAGTGGCTTTCACATAAGTCAACTCAAGGAAATTAGCATTGCTATCTCAATATACTCATTTAAAAAGTTCATAGGCTATTTGCTAAGTTTTTGTCTATATATACTGAGATGatcacattttttttgttttgtagtcAGTATAGTGATTTGAATTGATCTTCAAACATTACATAAacttttcattcctgagataaagCCCAGTTGATCATGATGTGTGgtcctttaaatatatatttataaatatgattgctaatattttgttaatacatttccatttaaagttagttttcatttcttgtaatACTTTTCTCTGATTTGGATATCACTATAATTCTGGtcttataaaatgagataaaaatgtttccttttcttttctgtattttgaaagaGTTTTTGTAAAATTCTTATGATTTGTCATCAATTTAGTAAAATTCATCACTGAagccaaaaaacttaaaaaacagaaagttcATATGCCACTATAAATAGAATTAAAGTGAGGGAGCATAGGAAAAGGACAGGTGAAGAACATTTTATACCTTTCCAGATATTAGGACCAGCACTTCATTTCTAATAATAAAGTGTAAAGTGCTGACCAAAGCAATGATACTATTAACAGTTACATCAGCAAAATCTAATCTAGATAAATTAGTTCCACCTTTTAAGAACTTAATTTTTGGTCAACTGATTTTGTGCCTATATCTAAGGTCAGATTTGAgcactttatcttttttctcaaCTTAAATACCTAATTTAatacaaaatacatatgaaaattctGCCATTGTATTGTTTACTGAATTTCTAACCTGGAAACTtcaaatcaaataattaaattatcCCCAAGTGTTTCCTCATTATTTCCATCTTCCAAGTTCTATCTTCAAACATGAAGTTGATATTTCAAGAAATGTAAGACTTTGATACTCTAGCTTTGAAATTATGTAcaaagcaataacaacaaaaatcaaatctgAGGAGAGATCAAACTACGTTGGAAGTCTTTGTGCCTCTCATCTTGAATGTGAAAATTAGGGTAGTAGTCACATTATACCAAATGCTTACTgaccccaaaataataaatgatcaTTGCATCCTCTCTACATGTAATTAACTGAATGTAAAAGTGCAGAGAAATGCACAACCTctactctttccttctctgttgaGGGGGAGGGGGATGTGTGTGTGATCAAGAACATGTGTCCAGATAGACCAAAGCCAGActgagagggaaaaaatatatacatagatagatagatgaagATGAAGTTTTCCTATTTGCCCCTATCTTTACTTAAAACATATATCATCTTTAATACACCAACAGcttaaaaaatcacaaacacagagggaaaaaactctaaaatttacAATGCTGATGTATAATCTTACCTAAACACATCATAATATGATATAGCTGATCAATATCAGAATCTCCAGGAAATAGGGGTTCCCCCATGAGCATTTCAGTTACCAAACAACCAATGGCCCACACATCAACAGCCCTGAAAGAAAACAATGTGTTGTAAAATCTGGCATCATAATATGTTTACTGTGACTGTATCTGTTCTGCATGTTATTATTTGGTATTCTTGGTATTG
Coding sequences within:
- the CDKL2 gene encoding cyclin-dependent kinase-like 2, whose product is MEKYENLGLVGEGSYGMVMKCRNKDSGRIVAIKKFLESDDDKMVKKIAMREIKLLKQLRHENLVNLLEVCKKKKRWYLVFEFVDHTVLDDLELFPNGLDYKVVQKYLFQIINGIGFCHSHNIIHRDIKPENILVSQSGVVKLCDFGFARTLAAPGEVYTDYVATRWYRAPELLVGDVKYGKAVDVWAIGCLVTEMLMGEPLFPGDSDIDQLYHIMMCLGNLIPRHQELFYKNPVFAGVRLPEIKETEPLERRYPKLSDVVIDLAKKCLHTDPDKRPFCAELLHHDFFQMDGFAERFSQELQLKVQKDARNISLSKKSQNRKKEKEKDDSLGEERKTLIVQDTNADPKIKDYKVFKTKGPKIDGQKVEKGSRTSNASCLHDNGASYVKTVPSTSLRDCSNVNVDHTRNPGTAIPPLVHNLSAVVPGINSGMGTIPAVQSYRMDEKTKKYCIPFIKQNKHSSSGIYNINVNTSVSSEKSLLQANKKRREYSKTDVRLPELNYNHLPELRALEGIARNPRLVKKENKILSESRIPSLAAIDLHTPSIALHQVSGAPLSDDSEPDLPRMEHQH